CATAATCGCAGGGCGAAGGCTTTTTCTACTACAAAAAGCTTGCTATAAGCAGCTCTCGGCTTACACAGCCGCACGAGATTTTGGGCTTTTGCCAATACGCCCAATCTCTTTATACAAACTCCTTTTTCAGTCGATGGCAAGCTTGTCTATGATCCCACTTACACGCACGATACTTATGGCAATCGCATAACCCCACAACAACGACTCTAAAGCCTGTATCAATATTTATGGCGGTAGCTTCGCCTATGGCTCGGGACTTAGCGATGATGAGACTCTAGGAGCATTTTTAGCCAAAGATCTGCCACATTTCCATATCAATAACTTTGCATAGGTGGCGCAGGGCACATACAATGCTAGCGCGATTAGAATTTGATCTTGACAAGCAAGCACTATCACAATGCCAAGAAAATATCTTTTTCTACATCATTATCCACATCATATTTATCGCGCATTAGGCGCGGTGCTAGGTCCAAAATACACGCTAGATCCTACCGGCACACCGCGATACCAAGGCGTATTTACCAAAGAAGCGCAAAAGCCCTTCTATAAAGAAGACTACACAACGCCAAAGCCCTTACTATACAAGAAAGCTCATAAACCAGCTTGAAAAATCATATATAGTTAAGTTCATCTCAAACCCTAGTCAAAACTATGATTCTAAAGATCTCTTAGCCTTAGAGTCGTATCAAATCGGTGTCGCCTCTCACCCTGACATTAATTTACCCATTAAAGATACGCAGCCCTACTTCGCCATTGTGGCTAAAATCCAAGCCATTTGCGCGAGCGATACAACGCGCCGCTTTATGTGCTTGTGTATGACTACGATATGCACGCGCAGTTTTTAGACAGATACGATAGCCTAATACAAGAGAGCCTAGCGCAAATGGGCATAAAGTTTTGGACAATGAGCGAGATTCTAGGAGATGAGTATAAGCAGGACTTAGCGCGGGTTAAGCGCGGGGATTTGGAGCATTTCGCTTATCGTATCTCGCGCTGGGATACCCACCCAAACGCTAGAGCAAATGCGCAGATCGCGGAGTTTATCGCCGCACGGATAGAAAGCGGCAGCATAAAGGCAAAAAGTGGATTCTAGGAGCAACGCCCATTTTCTGTCATCGCAAGCCGATGAACCCCTTTTCCCGTCATCGCAAGCCGATGAACCCCTTTTCCCGTCATCGCGAGCGAGTGAAACGAGCGTGGCGATCCACAAAGGCGCAAAAGTGGATTCTAGGATTTTTGACGAGAAATGTGGGTTGCAAGGACAATCGCAAAGGAGTTACCTTAGCGGTAATGACTGCAGCGATTGTCCGCCGCTCCCGCATTTATCGCAAAAAGCCAAATCCACCAGCCAAAATCCAACATCAAACTAAAAAGGAGCAGTAATGAACCTAATCAAAGAGCTATGGGCGTTTTTGAAAGAGCGCAAGAAATTTTGGCTTTTCCCTGTGATTGTGGTGATGCTTTTCTTAGGTGCGCTTATTGTGCTGGCTAAGGGCTCAGCAGTTGCGCCGTTTATTTATACGATTTTTTAACGCAAAGGGATTTGTGGGATTCGGCTTTGGGTGAGCAATGCGGCAGTGTTGCGCGTTATGGCAAAGGCACGATCGCCAAGATCGCTAACCTTCCACAAAAACGCCAAAGCTCCCACAGCCCCACCGCAATTCCTAGAATCCTTGAAGAAGACAATCGTGCCTCGTGTGAAAATCCGCAAAAGTGGATTGCCACGCGGATTTTCAATCCGCTCGCAATGACAAAAAAATAGCCCTTGTGAAAAGTGGATTCTAGGATTTTTAACAAAAACGCCAAAAATGTAAGCGAGTCGCAGGCGGAAGCAGTTGAGATGAAAAATCGTGGCTTTCTAAAGAAACATCGGCACAGCCTAAGCGGTATCCCTTGTTTTCAAGGCAGCTTTCTTGAGTAAAGCCAAATCGCCTAAAACACTACAGGCGGCAGAATTTTAAAAACGGATTCTAGTGCAAAACGATTCTAAGAATTGCAGTGGGGCTGTGGGAGCTTTGCGCGTTATGGTAAAGGTTAGCGATCTTGGCGATCGTGCCTTTGCCATAACGCGCAACACTGCCGCATTGCTCACCCAAGGCTAAATCGCCTAAAAAGCCACAGGCGGCAGGATTTTTGAGATAGAATCGGGGCTTTGCGAGCGCGTGCAAGGGCGCATACTTGGGCGTATGTAACCGCAGGGCGCGCGAAGCAATCGCCGATTCTAGCCAAAAAGCCAACGCCCACAACCTAAGGCGGTTTAATGAATTTTTAAGGGGGGGGGAGTAGCATTCCCACCCAAATCCCAAGTGCTAGCCCTAGCACTAGGACTAAGGATAAGAATGCTAAAGCCCCTTGCCAAGTCTCTCTACAAGCGCGCTAAGTCCGCTTACCACACTCGCCAAGCGATGAAGTATTTTGACCAAAAGACGCAAAATTATCTAGCCATACACAAGCACCTATCCCCACTGCCAGAGCCTGCCAAGCAAGAAGCCCTAGAGTTTTGGCAGCCCCTTTTGCCCAAGCACCGCTTAACGCACACGCTTAGCTGGCATACTATCATCTATAATTCTAACCGCTTCTGCCCCACGCACCCCGCCTACCTTGATAATGCTTTCTACTATCTTACACTCCTGCCCTATCTCAACACGCAAGGCTACGCCAAAGCCCTAGCGGATAAAAATTACGCGGATATGCTTTTTACCTCCTATAACCGCCCAGCCACCATCGCCAAGCGCGTCAATGGCAGCTACTATGCGCTAGATTCTAGCTCTCCACACCTGCGCCATAAGCTCATCACCAAAGATGACTTCATAGCACTTCTGCGCGCAAGCACGCCCTGTGTGATCAAGCCCACAAGAGCTAGTGAGACAGGCTCTGGCACTAATATCCGCCTGCTAGAATCTAGCCTAGACAAAGATGAGCTAGAGTCCTTGCTACGCCACTATCCAAGCGACTTTATCGTGCAGGATAAAATCAAGCAGCACTCCTTTTTATCCGCGCTAAATGCTACGAGTATCAACACGATCCGCGTGGTAAGCCTGCTATATGAAAACCACTTTAGCA
This genomic window from Helicobacter canis contains:
- a CDS encoding DUF5989 family protein — its product is MNLIKELWAFLKERKKFWLFPVIVVMLFLGALIVLAKGSAVAPFIYTIF
- a CDS encoding sugar-transfer associated ATP-grasp domain-containing protein, whose translation is MLKPLAKSLYKRAKSAYHTRQAMKYFDQKTQNYLAIHKHLSPLPEPAKQEALEFWQPLLPKHRLTHTLSWHTIIYNSNRFCPTHPAYLDNAFYYLTLLPYLNTQGYAKALADKNYADMLFTSYNRPATIAKRVNGSYYALDSSSPHLRHKLITKDDFIALLRASTPCVIKPTRASETGSGTNIRLLESSLDKDELESLLRHYPSDFIVQDKIKQHSFLSALNATSINTIRVVSLLYENHFSILACTLLVGEEGLTSNGGHFRIGIDMDSRLLRDFIIKGKGEPIAALPNAKDLSYKTTPIPSFDKLLAMSKDMHSLLPHFGLIGWDFTIDSNANPLFIEINPDVPSCEIPEQTNSPLFKDHLHIIKRAATHAQ